Part of the Streptomyces sp. NBC_01460 genome, CAGGACCTGCTGGAAGCGGCGCTCCAGGGCGGGGTCCTTCTCGATCCGCTCGCGGTACTCGTCCAGCGTGGTGGCACCGACCATGCGGAGCTCACCGCGGGCGAGCATCGGCTTGAGCATGTTGCCCGCGTCCATCGCGGAGTCGCCGCCCGCGCCCGCGCCGACGACGGTGTGCAGCTCGTCGATGAAGGTGATGACCTGGCCGTCGCTCTCCTTGATCTCGGAGAGGACGGTCTTGAGGCGTTCCTCGAACTCGCCGCGGTACTTGGCGCCCGCGACCATCGCGCCGAGGTCCAGGGAGACGAGCCGCTTGTTGCGCAGGGACTCCGGGACGTCGCCCTTGACGATGCGCTGGGCGAGCCCCTCGACGACGGCCGTCTTGCCGACGCCGGGCTCACCGATGAGCACGGGGTTGTTCTTCGTGCGGCGCGACAGCACCTGCACGACGCGGCGGATCTCCTGGTCGCGGCCGATGACCGGGTCCAGCTTGCCCTCGCGCGCGGCGGCCGTGAAGTCGGTGCCGAACTTCTCCAGCGCCTTGTACTGGCCCTCGGGGTCGGGAGTGGTCACCCGGCGTCCTCCCCTGCTCTTCTCGAATGCGTCCAGCAGCTTCTTCGCACGTGCTCCCTGCCCGTCGAGGATCTCACCGGCGCGGCCGCCCTTCGCCGCGAGGGCGATCAGCAGGTGCTCGGTGGAGAGGTAGTCGTCGCCGAGCTCCTTGGCCCGCTGGTCGGCGTCGGCGATGACGGCGAGCAGCTCGCGGCTCGGCTGCGGCGGGGCGACGGTCGATCCGGTGACGCTGGGCAGCGAGCCGAGGAGCCGTTCCGTCTCCTCGCGCACGGCCACCTGGTCGGCGTCGACGGCGGCCAGCAGGTCGGTGATGTTCGCGTTGTCCTCGCCCGCGAGCAGCGCAAGCAGCAGATGCCCGGGGGTCAGATCGGGATGACCGTCCTTGACGGCCCTGCTGGTGGCCGCGTTGAGGGCGTCCCGGCTCTTGTTGGTCAGCTCGGCGTCCACGGGCTCTGTCTCCTCCTCGTGCTGGTACTTCACGGAACCATGACTCGCACAACGGGTACAAAGTTGAGTCTATTCCACTCAAGGCTGATAGGAGTACTCCCGGGGCCGCCGGTTCCCTCCTTCTCTAGGCTGACCCCATGCCTGACGTACGCAACCTCGGCGCCGAGTACCTCGACTTCTGGCGGGAACGCCACGTGTGCACCTTGACCACGCTCCGCCCGGACGGCACACCCCATGTCGTGCCCGTGGGGGTGACGTACGACCCGGAGACACGGCTCGCCCGCGTCATCACCGGCGGGAACACGAGGAAGGCGGCCCACGTCCTGGCGGCGGGCCCCGAGGGCGCGCGGGTCGCGGTCTGCCAGATGCAGGGGCGCCGCTGGGCCACTCTGGAGGGCCGGGCGGTCGTGCGCACGGAGCCCGGGGAGATCGAGGACGCGGTACGCCGCTACGCGGAGCGCTACGAGCGCACCCCGCGGCACAATCCCGAGCGGATCGTCATCGAGATCGCCGTCGACAGGGCTCTCGGAAACGCCTGAGGAATTCGGAGGAATTCCGGGCAGCACAACGGCGCCATCGTGTTCAGGTCACGATGGCGCCGCTGTGTGGGGGAAGTGCCGGAACGATTTGGAACGACGGGGGAATCGTTCAGGCACTGCGGGGGGTGGCGGAAATGGCTTCTTGTTCGAACAGCTCGTGGTCGCGCTGATCGAGATTCACGAAGATCATGCCGTATCTCACGGCACAACGAACCGGTTGCGGCGCGCCGCGGGGCCGGCGAAGACAGCGATAGGCGCGGATGTCGTCATCCGTTTCCATCACGACGACGATCGGCTCTCCGAACAGGGTGACCATCAACGAATCGCCCTGGCGGGTAAGTGCCGTGAGCAGATCGATGAAATGCCACCCTGAGCGATACGCCGTGGCCATCTCCCGCCGGAAGGTGCGGTCGTCCGGTGGGGTGGTCATGCGGCCGCTGCGCCGGCCGGCGCACTCCAGCTGATCTCACCGGGAGCGGCGGCGGGCATGCCCCAGCTGATCTCACCGGGAGCAGGCGCGGCCTGTACGGACCAGCTGATCTCACCGGGAGCAGCCGCGGGCGTCCCCCAGCTGATCTCGCCAGGCGCCGACGCCGCCTGGACGGACCAGCTGATCTCGCCAGGCGTCGCCGCCTGCTCGGACCAACTGATCTCGCCGGTTCCGGCCGCCCCGCCCGCCACGCCGAGGCCCAGGGCCGCGACGAAAGCGGCGGCAAGCACCGAGCGAAGCATTCGCTTATACATAGTCGGCTTCGTCCTC contains:
- a CDS encoding (2Fe-2S)-binding protein — protein: MTTPPDDRTFRREMATAYRSGWHFIDLLTALTRQGDSLMVTLFGEPIVVVMETDDDIRAYRCLRRPRGAPQPVRCAVRYGMIFVNLDQRDHELFEQEAISATPRSA
- a CDS encoding pyridoxamine 5'-phosphate oxidase family protein → MPDVRNLGAEYLDFWRERHVCTLTTLRPDGTPHVVPVGVTYDPETRLARVITGGNTRKAAHVLAAGPEGARVAVCQMQGRRWATLEGRAVVRTEPGEIEDAVRRYAERYERTPRHNPERIVIEIAVDRALGNA